A genome region from Populus alba chromosome 3, ASM523922v2, whole genome shotgun sequence includes the following:
- the LOC118038095 gene encoding uncharacterized protein: MAPAPRGCWGVAAEKARRCVRTVIFMVAMVASLLVSSMPVLVAIGDVVVPFFLVSSFTCLTCYGFKSHLRKYSFRSSFTDIPLVSLIRSFLIICVYSMCDAPALSHGPYLGTVTLCSVVSIVLLSIKTCVFTVNSQIEAEASTSSISRQKLHLKKSWGMPVLFLSSVVFALGHTVVAYRTSCRARRKLMFHRADPEAVLSCKSVFSGYQKVPRSPTPTAGRTPKSDSEMKRKPFGTTRDEGELPVRLLADIDSLFITCRGLTVHYKLCFPGAPPCYLYSTAALESSSSCSSPKLAPGRLRLERQPFSAIVKTQHHLLRSCSNQFYSSSLYAPLLDSSPTSVLSEEIPVLNLEDAVQEDGICERKPVIPGQDMEENSQLGIVLVHGFGGGVFSWRHVMGVLCQQVGCKVAAFDRPGWGLTSRLRHKDWEDKELPNPYKLETQIDLLLSFCSEMGFSSVVLIGHDDGGLLALKAVQRVQASMNSFNVTIKGVVLLNVSLSREVVPAFARILLRTSLGKKHLVRSLLRTEIIQVVNRRAWYDATKLTTEVLSLYKAQLCVEGWDEAVHEIGKLSCETVLSPQNSASLLKAVEGMPVLVIAGAEDALVPLKSSQAMASKLVNSRLVAISGCGHLPHEECPKALLAAITPFISRLLVEPDLEDQ; encoded by the exons ATGGCGCCGGCGCCGAGAGGATGCTGGGGGGTGGCGGCGGAGAAGGCGAGGAGGTGTGTGCGTACTGTGATTTTCATGGTGGCGATGGTAGCGTCGCTCTTGGTATCATCGATGCCGGTGCTTGTGGCTATTGGCGACGTGGTGGttcctttctttttggtttCCAGTTTCACGTGCCTGACGTGTTATGGATTCAAAAGTCATTTGCGTAAATACTCTTTTAGGAGCTCCTTCACCGATATCCCGCTCGTTTCTCTTATCAGATCTTTCCTCATCATCt GTGTTTATTCAATGTGTGATGCACCAGCACTATCACATGGACCTTACCTTGGAACTGTGACACTATGTTCTGTTGTTTCAATCGTGCTTCTTTCGATTAAGACGTGTGTTTTCACCGTCAATTCTCAAATTGAGGCTGAAGCTTCAACTTCTTCAATCTCAAGGCAGAAGCTTCATCTGAAGAAGTCGTGGGGGATGcctgttttgtttctttcttcagTAGTCTTTGCGCTTGGTCACACCGTGGTTGCTTATAGAACTAGCTGCAGAGCAAGGAGAAAGCTTATGTTTCACCGAGCTGACCCCGAAGCT GTGCTTTCATGTAAAAGTGTCTTCTCGGGCTATCAGAAGGTTCCACGATCTCCCACTCCCACAGCAGGAAGAACCCCAAAAAGTGACAGTGAAATGAAGCGAAAGCCTTTCGGAACAACTCGTGATGAAGGGGAACTCCCAGTCAGACTACTTGCTGACATTGACAGCCTGTTCATTACGTGCCGGGGACTTACAGTCCACTACAAGCTCTGCTTTCCTGGTGCGCCCCCGTGTTATTTATACTCAACTGCCGCTCTTGAATCTAGTTCTAGCTGTAGCTCACCAAAGCTAGCACCGGGAAGGTTAAGACTTGAAAGGCAGCCATTTAGCGCGATAGTAAAAACCCAGCATCATCTACTTAGGAGTTGTAGCAATCAATTTTACAGCTCTTCACTGTACGCTCCGCTATTGGATAGCTCTCCAACTTCTGTTCTATCTGAAGAAATTCCTGTTCTCAACCTAGAAGATGCTGTTCAGGAGGATGGAATATGTGAACGGAAACCTGTGATTCCTGGTCAAGACATGGAGGAAAATAGCCAGTTAGGTATTGTTCTAGTTCATGGGTTTGGAGGTGGAGTTTTCTCATGGAGGCATGTGATGGGAGTGTTATGTCAGCAGGTTGGTTGTAAAGTTGCTGCTTTTGATAGGCCTGGTTGGGGGTTAACTTCTCGGCTACGCCATAAGGATTGGGAGGATAAAGAACTGCCCAACCCATACAAGCTTGAAACTCAG ATTGACctgcttctttctttctgttctGAGATGGGTTTTTCTTCAGTGGTGCTTATCGGTCATGATGATGGAGGCTTGCTTGCTTTAAAAGCTGTTCAAAGAGTTCAAGCATCAATGAATTCTTTCAAT GTTACAATTAAAGGGGTGGTATTGCTAAATGTTAGCTTGTCTAGAGAAGTGGTTCCTGCCTTTGCTAGGATACTTCTACGCACTTCTCTTGGGAAAAAACACTTGGTTCGTTCTCTACTGCGAACAGAAATTATTCAAGTGGTGAATAGGCGTGCATGGTATGATGCTACCAAGCTAACAACAGAGGTTTTGAGTCTTTATAAG GCACAATTATGCGTCGAAGGTTGGGATGAAGCAGTCCATGAGATAGGTAAACTTTCGTGTGAGACAGTCCTTTCACCACAAAATTCTGCATCGTTGTTGAAGGCTGTAGAAGGCATGCCAGTGTTAGTCATTGCAGGTGCTGAAGATGCCCTCGTTCCACTTAAATCTTCTCAAGCCATGGCTTCAAAACTTGTAAATTCT AGACTGGTCGCTATATCTGGATGCGGCCATCTTCCACATGAAGAGTGCCCCAAGGCATTACTGGCAGCTATAACACCGTTCATAAGCAGACTCTTGGTTGAACCAGATTTGGAAGACCAATAG